The following coding sequences lie in one Maylandia zebra isolate NMK-2024a linkage group LG14, Mzebra_GT3a, whole genome shotgun sequence genomic window:
- the rab4b gene encoding ras-related protein Rab-4B has translation MSETYDFLFKFLVIGSAGTGKSCLLHQFIENKFKQDSNHTIGVEFGSRVVNVGGKTVKLQIWDTAGQERFRSVTRSYYRGAAGALLVYDITSRETYNALTNWLTDARTLASPNIVIILCGNKKDLDADREVTFLEASRFAQENELMFLETSALTGENVEEGFLKCARTILNKIDSGELDPERMGSGIQYGDASLRQLRQPRGTTTQNKQQCNC, from the exons GCTGGGACGGGGAAATCCTGTCTCCTCCACCAGTTCATTGAGAACAAGT TTAAACAGGACTCCAACCACACCATCGGTGTGGAGTTTGGGTCTAGAGTGGTCAACGTTGGAGGAAAGACAGTCAAACTGCAGATCTGGGATACTGCTGGCCAGGAGCGATTTCG ATCTGTTACACGCAGCTACTACAGAGGAGCAGCTGGAGCACTTCTTGTTTACGATATTACCAG TCGAGAGACATACAATGCCCTGACTAACTGGCTGACAGATGCACGGACACTGGCGAGTCCCAACATTGTTATTATCCTGTGTGGCAACAAGAAAGACTTGGATGCAGACAGAGAGGTGACCTTCCTTGAAGCTTCACGCTTCGCTCAGGAGAATG agctgatgtTTCTAGAGACTAGCGCGCTAACAGGTGAAAATGTCGAGGAGGGTTTCTTGAAGTGTGCTCGCACCATTCTCAACAAGATAGATTCAG GCGAGTTGGACCCAGAGAGGATGGGTTCAGGTATTCAGTATGGAGATGCTTCATTGAGGCAGCTGCGACAGCCCAGAGGCACCACAACACAGAATAAGCAGCAGTGTAATTGCTAG